A genomic segment from Marmota flaviventris isolate mMarFla1 chromosome 7, mMarFla1.hap1, whole genome shotgun sequence encodes:
- the C7H4orf51 gene encoding uncharacterized protein C4orf51 homolog translates to MGLHINFSKQAHQVWGFGDLSRAPPNSRKICVKPKKVYFDILEHYNHGRKNFPKTLYKQCESESKIFGSSEDSEGGQHRGGQHRGGQHSSYGRGRLLSLFG, encoded by the exons ATGGGGTTACACATAAATTTTAGCAAGCAG GCACACCAGGTTTGGGGTTTTGGTGATCTTTCTCGGGCACCTCCAAATTCCAGAAAAATAT GCGTGAAACCTAAAAAAGTTTACTTTGACATCCTGGAGCATTACAATCATGGAAGGAAAAACTTCCCAAAGACC CTTTACAAACAATGTGAATCTGAAAGCAAGATTTTTGGCTCCTCCGAAGACTCAGAAGGTGGTCAACACAGAGGTGGTCAACACAGAGGTGGTCAACACAGTAGTTATGGCCGGGGAAGGCTGCTGTCGTTATTTGGCTGA